One window of Mesoplasma syrphidae genomic DNA carries:
- a CDS encoding AAA family ATPase, producing MIKQIEINDIASYKELAFLECKKINFIYGGNGTGKSTISNLLNEYPNSTFNFKINCDKKVNEKILVFDKNFVKSNFLKSNEIKGIFTLGEANVEIQKRIEELSKEKEFHNSKMESFLFSEAEIENNMEKEEQKIIKIAWEYYKKWSSNFQIFFKGARKSKSDYFFNFFNSNYVKYKDMNSKISDFLLLKKEYQKFYIDNFIVEKISKIQLIKKIDLSESESAVLFEKVEGNKNCKISRTIDNLNNSEWVKEGITFLEKTKECCPFCQQNINSDLLKEIANYFDEKYDNKIIFINNLFKKYNDDSINILKEFEIAIKLEKEFFGTTEVLALESKIRNGFFNNLNKFEKKLRFPSNSIILTNLNNFIEEYNNKIVSINEKIEENNAKIENLEEYMEDIKSSFFILFFKEQDSFIKEWEQQKIRDEKGKKNLIEKKEKLNSKIKEIEEEIKSLENKITSIVPVIEKINSNLDTFNFKNFFIKENSEKRGTLKIVRMDGTDVNDTLSEGEFNFIAFLYYYFLVYGSQEKRGINVPKIIVIDDPISSLDNNILFVVSILVNDILQNCIKNKKEIKQVFIFTHNLYFYKEVISIVNILKYKDVSYSVIKKQSGISKIYTTENNSIFSSYEMLWNELRQENISSMTAMNIMRRIIEHYFKIIGNYNIRNEIIDKFEGEEKLALNSFFKFMNDGSHSITDDFEWVSDDLTLENSLKLFEKVFELTKQKSHYDMMTRNWK from the coding sequence ATGATAAAACAAATCGAGATTAATGATATAGCTTCATACAAAGAATTAGCATTTTTAGAATGTAAAAAAATTAATTTTATATATGGCGGAAATGGTACAGGAAAAAGCACAATATCAAATTTACTGAATGAATACCCAAATTCAACTTTTAATTTTAAAATTAATTGCGATAAAAAAGTGAATGAAAAAATACTAGTTTTTGATAAAAATTTTGTCAAAAGTAATTTTTTGAAATCAAATGAAATAAAAGGTATTTTTACATTGGGGGAAGCGAATGTCGAAATTCAAAAAAGGATAGAAGAACTTTCTAAAGAAAAAGAATTTCATAATTCTAAAATGGAATCTTTTTTATTCTCTGAAGCAGAAATTGAAAATAATATGGAAAAAGAGGAACAAAAGATTATTAAAATAGCATGAGAATATTATAAAAAGTGATCATCAAATTTTCAAATTTTTTTTAAGGGAGCAAGAAAATCTAAAAGTGATTATTTTTTTAATTTTTTTAATTCAAACTATGTAAAATATAAAGATATGAATTCAAAAATAAGTGATTTTTTGTTATTAAAAAAAGAATATCAGAAGTTTTATATTGATAATTTTATAGTAGAGAAAATTTCAAAAATTCAATTAATTAAAAAAATTGATCTTAGCGAATCAGAAAGTGCTGTACTATTTGAAAAAGTTGAGGGAAACAAAAATTGCAAAATTTCAAGAACAATAGATAATTTAAATAATAGTGAGTGAGTAAAAGAGGGAATAACTTTTTTAGAAAAAACAAAGGAATGTTGTCCTTTTTGTCAACAAAATATCAATAGCGATTTATTAAAAGAAATTGCTAATTATTTTGATGAAAAATATGACAATAAAATTATTTTTATAAATAATTTATTTAAAAAATATAACGATGATTCTATTAATATATTGAAAGAATTTGAAATTGCCATCAAGCTGGAAAAGGAATTTTTTGGAACAACTGAAGTTTTAGCACTAGAAAGTAAAATTAGAAATGGCTTTTTTAATAATTTAAATAAATTTGAAAAAAAACTTCGATTTCCATCTAATTCTATAATTTTAACAAATCTTAATAATTTTATTGAAGAATATAATAATAAGATAGTAAGCATAAATGAAAAAATAGAAGAAAATAATGCAAAAATTGAAAACCTGGAAGAATATATGGAAGATATAAAAAGTAGTTTTTTTATATTGTTTTTTAAAGAGCAAGATTCTTTTATTAAAGAATGAGAACAACAAAAAATAAGAGATGAAAAAGGCAAAAAAAATTTGATTGAAAAGAAAGAAAAATTAAATTCTAAAATTAAAGAAATTGAAGAAGAGATTAAAAGTTTGGAAAATAAAATAACAAGTATTGTACCAGTCATTGAAAAAATAAATAGCAATCTTGATACATTTAATTTTAAAAATTTTTTTATAAAAGAAAACAGTGAAAAAAGAGGTACTCTAAAAATTGTAAGAATGGATGGAACGGATGTCAATGATACACTAAGCGAAGGTGAATTTAATTTTATTGCATTTTTGTACTATTATTTTTTAGTTTATGGTAGTCAAGAAAAAAGAGGAATAAATGTACCTAAAATAATTGTAATTGATGATCCAATATCAAGTTTAGATAATAATATTTTGTTCGTTGTTAGCATTTTGGTAAACGATATATTGCAAAATTGTATTAAAAATAAAAAAGAAATTAAACAAGTATTTATTTTTACACATAATCTTTATTTTTACAAAGAAGTTATTTCAATTGTGAATATTTTAAAATATAAAGATGTTAGCTATTCAGTAATTAAAAAACAATCTGGCATTAGCAAAATTTATACAACAGAAAATAATTCTATATTTAGTTCTTATGAAATGTTATGAAATGAACTAAGACAAGAAAATATTTCTTCAATGACTGCAATGAATATTATGAGAAGAATAATTGAACACTACTTTAAAATCATAGGCAATTATAATATACGAAATGAGATTATAGATAAGTTTGAAGGAGAAGAAAAGCTGGCACTTAATTCTTTTTTTAAGTTCATGAATGATGGTTCTCATTCTATCACAGATGATTTTGAATGAGTGTCAGATGATTTGACACTTGAAAATAGTTTAAAGTTATTTGAAAAAGTTTTTGAATTAACAAAACAAAAGTCACACTACGATATGATGACTCGAAATTGAAAATAG
- a CDS encoding deoxynucleoside kinase encodes MRVAIFGTTGAGKTTLITKLQQKLPQDYKIFWETSLECPYFKEAYDEENIDQQAMNYKLDLWMLTDRMKSFAKNKNEKNVIYDRSVLDSMIFADADHKFQRINDTDYKVFKDYFQSCILPDLFRDDNKNSGFDLVVYLKVDAEVAIQRILGRGRESEVDTEYDFWRTLTEIYDKWFHKYKMMAPFMVIDGNSTDPDSYAEEVIIQIKNIEKLKCKEKQ; translated from the coding sequence ATGAGAGTAGCAATTTTTGGAACAACTGGAGCTGGAAAAACAACACTAATTACAAAATTACAGCAGAAATTGCCCCAAGATTACAAAATCTTTTGAGAGACATCTTTAGAATGTCCATATTTTAAAGAAGCTTATGATGAAGAAAATATTGATCAACAAGCAATGAATTATAAGTTAGATTTGTGAATGTTAACAGATCGTATGAAATCATTTGCAAAAAATAAAAATGAAAAGAATGTTATTTATGATCGAAGTGTGTTAGATTCAATGATTTTCGCTGATGCTGATCATAAATTTCAACGCATTAATGATACTGATTACAAAGTTTTTAAAGACTATTTTCAATCATGTATTTTACCAGACCTTTTTAGAGATGATAATAAGAATTCAGGATTTGATTTGGTAGTGTATTTAAAAGTTGATGCAGAAGTAGCTATTCAAAGAATTCTTGGAAGAGGACGTGAATCAGAAGTCGATACTGAATATGATTTTTGAAGAACTTTGACTGAAATTTATGATAAATGATTTCATAAATATAAAATGATGGCACCATTTATGGTAATTGATGGTAATTCAACTGATCCAGATTCATATGCTGAAGAAGTCATTATTCAAATAAAAAATATTGAAAAACTAAAGTGCAAAGAAAAACAATAA
- a CDS encoding J domain-containing protein translates to MEKSLSNDLVTEIMIFNKPLYEKKWVEYQNKLRNDKVLQQIANNVVLDQPCIKIENYMYTEYLTTYTGSSFYNTLSYIKTICSIQVFDNAKIELVGINSRLQTIINNGFAILEDSKSNLEVDSSFEDFLNDIQVELYQEFLVSLKNQLGNKIIPSILKTYLNSFVLEDELILKKHQLVVEKAFKIISSKTEIKTQELLKRIYGKYSLKNYFNQETNFNKKKRFDDFLNDNVLFNFNFEDQEIALKTLGLSIHATKSDIKKAYRELAIKYHPDNNHSDQAEIEMKRINIAYNLLKQNINEK, encoded by the coding sequence ATGGAAAAAAGTTTATCAAATGATTTAGTAACTGAAATTATGATTTTTAACAAACCACTCTACGAAAAAAAATGAGTTGAATATCAAAACAAACTTAGAAACGATAAGGTTTTACAACAAATTGCTAATAATGTGGTTTTAGATCAACCTTGTATAAAAATCGAGAATTATATGTATACAGAGTATTTGACAACATATACTGGAAGCTCGTTTTATAATACACTGAGCTATATTAAGACTATTTGCAGTATTCAAGTCTTTGATAACGCTAAAATTGAGCTTGTAGGGATTAATTCTCGTTTACAGACAATCATTAATAATGGTTTTGCTATTTTGGAAGATTCTAAATCTAATTTAGAAGTTGATAGTTCATTTGAAGATTTTTTAAACGATATTCAAGTTGAACTTTATCAAGAATTTTTAGTTAGTTTAAAAAATCAATTGGGTAACAAAATCATTCCAAGTATTTTAAAAACGTATTTAAATTCATTTGTATTAGAAGACGAATTAATTTTAAAAAAACATCAACTAGTAGTTGAGAAAGCTTTTAAAATTATTAGTTCTAAAACAGAAATTAAAACTCAAGAACTGTTAAAAAGAATTTATGGAAAATATTCATTAAAAAATTATTTTAACCAGGAGACTAACTTTAATAAGAAAAAACGTTTTGATGACTTTCTAAATGACAATGTTCTTTTTAATTTTAATTTTGAGGATCAAGAAATTGCTTTAAAAACTTTGGGATTGTCTATTCATGCAACTAAAAGTGATATTAAAAAAGCTTATCGAGAATTGGCAATTAAATATCATCCAGATAATAATCATTCTGATCAAGCTGAAATTGAAATGAAACGAATTAATATTGCTTATAATTTGCTTAAACAAAATATAAACGAAAAATAG
- a CDS encoding thymidylate synthase, with amino-acid sequence MKQYLNLLQDVLEHGEVRQDRTGTGTLSKFGMQARYDLRQGFPVVTTKKVFFKAIVHEILWFISGDTNIKYLVDNGVNIWNEWPYANYQKSDSFKGETLEEFIEKIKSDATFALRYGDLGPVYGKQWRNFNGIDQFNKLLSQLKNNPNSRRHIVSAWNPVEVEDMLLPPCHSLFQLYVSEEGFLDLQLYQRSGDLFLGIPFNIASYALLLELIAKECDLKPRYFIHTIGDAHIYLNHVEQVKLQLSREPKPLSKINIKNKSIYEIKFEDIVLENYQSWPGIKGKVAV; translated from the coding sequence ATGAAACAATATTTAAATTTACTTCAGGATGTTTTAGAACATGGTGAAGTTCGTCAAGATCGAACTGGAACTGGAACACTATCAAAATTTGGAATGCAAGCTCGTTATGATCTACGTCAGGGCTTTCCAGTAGTAACTACTAAAAAAGTATTTTTTAAAGCGATTGTTCATGAAATTTTGTGATTTATATCAGGAGATACTAACATTAAATATCTTGTTGATAATGGTGTTAATATTTGAAATGAGTGACCGTATGCAAACTATCAAAAATCTGATTCATTTAAAGGAGAAACATTAGAAGAATTTATTGAAAAAATCAAAAGTGATGCTACTTTTGCCCTTCGTTATGGAGATCTTGGACCTGTTTATGGAAAACAATGACGAAACTTTAATGGAATTGATCAATTTAACAAATTACTTTCACAATTAAAAAATAATCCCAATTCACGTCGCCATATAGTTTCTGCTTGAAATCCAGTTGAAGTCGAAGATATGTTATTGCCACCATGTCATTCATTATTTCAATTATATGTCAGCGAAGAAGGTTTTTTAGATCTACAACTTTATCAACGCAGTGGTGATTTATTTTTAGGAATTCCTTTTAATATTGCTAGTTATGCGTTATTACTAGAATTAATTGCTAAAGAATGTGATTTAAAGCCTCGATATTTTATTCATACAATTGGAGATGCTCATATTTATTTAAATCACGTTGAGCAAGTCAAACTACAACTTTCTCGTGAACCAAAACCTTTGAGTAAAATAAATATTAAAAATAAATCTATTTATGAAATTAAATTTGAAGATATTGTATTAGAAAACTATCAATCATGACCGGGAATAAAAGGAAAAGTCGCTGTTTAG
- a CDS encoding HNH endonuclease signature motif containing protein produces MNIINFYFVDAALVKYEIYFYDKKNKNISKDDIFFSIDETILNLSLFLSFFYIPHNNFCFSEYYDLSSEDSFLLSLKNYKKDLLIINKQQKKAGNFSELEMAFLCALYIENERTQNFPNKELLIDFLCKIAKYVGTKRKLRSYINKLSNILAYDILRKNIVSSGMKSDKKVQITKKQYLEFLNKYNINDLTNKPVWVEKDIYYSREGIYYLYILFDNDLNKITNYINNELMYKEEYNNDLTKQAGNELYFSEKISCHSALSKPEIFNFDKMVFSRVFFTRIRNKTIVNEYLKNNKICEFCLKTETFIKEKDQMYFEVHHFIPCNIKIQNQYKNNLDNFANLLSLCPECHRKIHFSIKEVREEMIKKLYYEKFNKNQTFKKYFFEENIEKIIRNYSETFNLE; encoded by the coding sequence ATGAATATTATAAATTTTTATTTTGTTGATGCTGCTTTAGTTAAATATGAAATCTATTTTTATGATAAAAAAAATAAAAATATTAGTAAAGATGATATTTTTTTCTCTATAGATGAAACAATTTTAAATTTAAGTCTTTTTTTAAGTTTTTTTTATATACCTCATAATAATTTTTGTTTTTCTGAATATTATGATTTAAGTAGTGAAGATTCTTTTTTGCTAAGTTTAAAAAATTATAAAAAAGACTTATTAATTATTAATAAACAGCAAAAAAAAGCGGGAAATTTTTCCGAATTAGAAATGGCTTTTCTTTGTGCGTTATATATTGAAAATGAAAGAACTCAAAATTTTCCTAATAAGGAATTATTAATAGATTTTTTATGTAAAATAGCAAAATATGTAGGAACAAAACGAAAACTTAGATCTTATATAAATAAACTTTCTAATATTTTGGCATATGATATTTTAAGAAAGAATATTGTTAGTTCTGGAATGAAATCGGATAAAAAAGTGCAGATAACAAAAAAACAGTATTTAGAATTTCTAAATAAATATAATATAAATGATTTAACAAATAAACCTGTTTGAGTTGAAAAAGATATTTATTATTCGCGAGAAGGAATTTATTATTTATATATACTTTTTGATAATGATTTAAATAAAATCACAAATTATATAAATAATGAATTAATGTATAAAGAAGAGTATAATAATGATTTAACGAAGCAAGCGGGAAATGAGTTATATTTTTCAGAAAAAATAAGTTGTCATTCTGCTCTTTCAAAACCTGAAATTTTTAATTTTGACAAAATGGTTTTTTCACGTGTTTTTTTTACAAGAATAAGGAATAAAACAATTGTTAATGAATATTTGAAAAACAATAAAATATGTGAGTTTTGTTTAAAAACTGAAACTTTTATTAAAGAAAAAGATCAAATGTATTTTGAGGTTCATCATTTTATACCTTGTAATATAAAGATTCAAAATCAATATAAGAATAATTTAGATAACTTTGCTAATTTGCTTTCCTTATGTCCAGAATGTCACCGAAAGATTCATTTTTCTATTAAAGAAGTTAGAGAAGAAATGATTAAAAAACTTTATTATGAAAAGTTTAATAAAAATCAAACTTTTAAAAAATATTTTTTTGAAGAAAATATAGAAAAGATTATTAGAAATTATTCTGAAACTTTTAATTTAGAATAA